The Seriola aureovittata isolate HTS-2021-v1 ecotype China chromosome 12, ASM2101889v1, whole genome shotgun sequence genome window below encodes:
- the LOC130179464 gene encoding zinc finger protein 658B-like: protein MSKILMEHGSLPLSSLRLIVPPVQLVSAALWEIVKQGAVMYYGLLEEFITSVLETVPELLTYSERVQLVMGLRARVVLECCRSDDFASPQAIQHHLSRINTYITKQDKETSGAEVKASMTNFLQLVHTLVDDQCQRDIFYQKIFPTVFGPKYDCALEALMRKFLFNLQRLLPVPNLEQTSLWLSLSPSVLKECVDFMNQPEPLNKLIQHHKHHGNEVPQALSSSGDDCILSSLSYHLPKLNNDEGDNAVKAGSMCIGEDWHKENSLGGESKKNKDENFEEINSEVARNVERNGQQHADDLTEDQGASVEVILEPFDESESNDDDDMDKNWFHHLKNHNRTSSKTFKCFVCDQEFGSISKLKRHRMTQSGCLGRSDSASQSRFFEKIHLHPTPKINARRSENELPSNSSPPNSSNDDCSLVCRGCGKVFTYPKNFDKHQRMCVVSSKRQIQTNPQCSTSLANHSKSNPVDKTKEALLSETETDPSNDAPQESMSSDLCKRSSRVKKCSVCGKIFTRSADLTRHMRCHIEQSPYLCSYCGKNFDNYEDCEAHKEGQCQVSNKHPQQKNEFTQENSSSNAKKRSQENTLVSVTDAPANAQAMQASKSPLTCKECGQGFSYYKSFEKHQSKCSKRNRRRKKQTNTNHFVISACNFPSADNTKESCSETSSETKESETEAPPNSTDRADDSLTKSSSIKCTMCEMNFSEIVLLKRHYSQSHKIRGSYPCPLCKRTFVRLCELVRHQQNKKLYQCAACKKCYTKPGLLNDHEKVHTSSVTPRICETCGKSFKSLAYLILHQSKHREQQPSVCSYCGKQFSTKDCLRAHMVRHTGGYPCPVCGKKFYQKTYLKWHLYKHTGQEPYLCDTCGKGWPSAAQLKLHMVQHTEERPFKCEDCGMCYKRGSHLMAHRRDKHIRLRPFVCEVCSKAFRLNNELKRHMMVHTGERPFTCPKCGKTFTRKTRLREHIEKTCL from the exons ATGAGCAAGATATTAATGGAGCATG ggtctcttcccctctcctctctccgtctTATCGTGCCTCCCGTGCAGcttgtctctgcagctctgtgggaGATAGTGAAGCAGGGAGCTGTGATGTACTATGGTCTGCTGGAGGAGTTCATTACCTCAGTGTTGGAAACAGTCCCTGAGCTGCTCACTTACTCAGAGAGAGTCCAGCTAGTCATGGGCTTACGTGCAAGG GTGGTGCTAGAGTGTTGCCGCAGTGATGATTTTGCCAGCCCACAGGCCATACAGCATCATCTGAGCAGAATAAACACCTACATCACAAAACAGGACAAGGAG ACTTCCGGTGCTGAGGTAAAAGCATCAATGACAAACTTCCTGCAGCTTGTTCACACACTAGTGGATGATCAATGCCAGAGGGATATCTTTTATCAG AAAATCTTCCCGACAGTGTTTGGCCCCAAATATGACTGTGCCCTGGAGGCTCTAATGAGAAAATTCCTCTTCAATCTCCAGAGGCTGCTGCCTGTTCCAAACCTTGAACAA ACTTCCCTCTGGCTCAGTCTGTCCCCTTCTGTCTTGAAAGAGTGTGTGGACTTCATGAATCAACCTGAGCCCCTGAATAAACTTATTCAGCATCACAAACATCATGGGAACGAGGTTCCACAAG CTCTGTCTTCCTCTGGTGATGACTGCATCCTTTCCAGCCTGTCCTATCATCTACCAAAGCTCAACAACGATGAAGGAGACAACGCTGTCAAAGCTGGGTCCATGTGTATCGGTGAGGACTGGCACAAAGAAAACTCACTTGGGGGTGAGTCTAAAAAGAATAAAGACGAAAACTTTgaggaaataaattcagaaGTGGCAAGGAATGTGGAAAGAAATGGACAGCAGCATGCTGATGATCTGACTGAAGACCAAGGAGCCTCTGTCGAAGTAATACTGGAACCTTTTGATGAAAGTGAATCcaacgatgatgatgacatgGACAAAAACTGGTTTCACCATTTAAAAAATCACAATAGGACATCCTCAAAAACAttcaagtgttttgtttgtgaccaGGAGTTTGGCTCCATTAGCAAACTAAAAAGGCACAGGATGACTCAGAGTGGTTGTTTGGGTCGGTCAGATTCTGCTAGCCAAAGTAGATTTTTTGAAAAGATTCATTTGCATCCTACACCTAAGATTAACGCCCGTAGAAGTGAGAATGAGCTTCCATCAAATTCGAGTCCTCCAAACTCGTCTAATGACGACTGCAGTCTTGTTTGTCGTGGTTGTGGCAAGGTTTTCACTTACCCAAAGAATTTTGACAAACACCAGAGGATGTGTGTGGTCAGTAGTAAACGACAGATACAGACAAACCCACAGTGTTCCACAAGCTTAGCAAATCACTCCAAATCAAACCCTGTTGATAAGACCAAAGAGGCTTTGCTTAGTGAAACCGAAACTGATCCTTCAAATGATGCACCCCAGGAATCAATGTCCTCTGACTTGTGCAAAAGAAGCAGCCGTGTCAAAAAATGCTCTGTGTGTGGGAAAATATTTACTCGCTCTGCTGACTTGACGAGGCACATGAGATGCCACATTGAACAGAGCCCTTATCTTTGTTCTTATTGTGGTAAAAACTTTGACAACTATGAGGACTGCGAGGCACACAAGGAAGGTCAGTGCCAGGTTTCAAACAAACACCCACAACAAAAGAATGAGTTCACACAGGAGAATTCTTCAAGCAACGCAAAGAAAAGGAGTCAGGAGAATACTCTTGTTTCAGTCACAGATGCACCTGCCAACGCGCAGGCTATGCAGGCAAGTAAATCACCTCTGACATGTAAGGAATGTGGCCAGGGTTTTTCCTATTACAAGAGTTTTGAGAAGCACCAGAGCAAATGTTCCAAAAGAAATCGTCGaaggaaaaagcaaacaaacactaacCATTTTGTTATCAGTGCGTGTAATTTCCCATCAGCTGACAATACCaaagagagctgcagtgagacAAGTTCTGAAACAAAGGAAAGTGAAACTGAAGCACCTCCAAACTCTACAGACCGTGCAGATGACTCCCTGACGAAGTCTTCCAGCATCAAGTGCACCATGTGTGAGATGAATTTTTCAGAAATTGTCCTCCTGAAAAGACATTATTCCCAGTCACATAAAATCAGAGGCTCATACCCTTGTCCATTGTGTAAGAGAACTTTTGTGAGGTTATGTGAATTGGTTCGGCATCAGCAGAACAAAAAGCTGTACCAGTGCGCTGCCTGTAAGAAATGTTACACAAAGCCAGGACTACTGAATGATCATGAAAAAGTTCATACTTCAAGTGTAACGCCACGCATTTGTGAAACATGCGGGAAGAGCTTCAAATCTCTGGCTTATCTGATTCTGCACCAGAGCAAGCATAGAGAACAACAGCCCAGTGTTTGTTCCTACTGTGGTAAACAGTTCAGTACAAAAGACTGCCTGAGAGCGCATATGGTGAGACACACAGGTGGTTACCCGTGCCCAGTGTGCGGAAAGAAATTCTATCAGAAAACATACCTTAAATGGCAtctgtataaacacacagggcAAGAGCCGTACCTGTGCGACACGTGTGGAAAAGGCTGGCCGAGTGCGGCTCAGCTCAAGCTTCACATGGTTCAGCATACGGAGGAGAGGCCGTTCAAGTGTGAAGACTGTGGCATGTGTTACAAGAGGGGGTCGCATTTGATGGCTCACCGTAGAGACAAGCACATCAGGCTGCGGCCTTTTGTGTGTGAGGTTTGCAGCAAAGCCTTCAGATTAAACAACGAGCTGAAAAGACACATGATGGTTCACACAGGGGAACGGCCATTCACTTGTCCGAAATGTGGCAAAACATTTACAAGGAAAACTCGGCTTAGGGAGCACATAGAGAAGACATGTCTGTAA
- the LOC130179420 gene encoding NAD-dependent protein deacylase sirtuin-5, mitochondrial-like isoform X1 has protein sequence MTMLLQSRAVFALGLRMCSTHVTKGPLIETARPNSDMSEFRKDFSKAKHIVIITGAGVSAESGVPTFRGENEKWRKWQSQDLATPEAFSRTPSRVWEFYHYRRELALNKKPSAAHQAIAECEARLRKQGRSVVVITQCTDDLHRQAGSKHVLKIHGSLMETRCVSCGNVTLNKRSPICAALKDKGSPDPDVADAQIPVDKLPRCDESDCHGLLRPNVVFFGETLDSHVLTKVEKEMEICDLCLVVGTSSIVYPAAMFGPRVASRGVPVAEFNTQTTPKSQYFTYHFQGPCGTTLPPALARDESEVIY, from the exons A TGACAATGCTTCTCCAAAGTCGAGCTGTGTTTGCCCTTGGCCTTCGCATGTGCTCTACTCATGTGACAAAAGGACCTTTGATAGAGACAGCAAGACCCAATTCAG ACATGTCTGAATTCCGCAAGGACTTTTCCAAAGCAAAGCACATAGTTATCATCACGGGCGCAGGTGTGAGTGCGGAGAGTGGAGTCCCAACTTTCAGGGGAGAAAATGAGAAGTGGAGGAAGTGGCAGTCTCAg GACCTGGCTACTCCAGAGGCCTTCTCACGCACCCCGTCTCGAGTCTGGGAGTTCTACCATTACAGAAGGGAGCTGGCGCTGAACAAGAAGCCCAGTGCTGCCCATCAGGCTATAGCAGAGTGCGAAGCCAGGTTGAGGAAGCAGGGACGCTCCGTGGTTGTCATCACCCAGTGCACAGATGACCTTCACCGACAGGCTGGGTCCAAACACGTGCTCAAGATTCATG GCAGTCTGATGGAGACGCGCTGTGTGAGTTGTGGAAATGTTACTCTGAACAAGCGTAGCCCCATATGTGCCGCCCTAAAGGACAAAGG TTCACCTGACCCAGATGTTGCTGATGCCCAGATTCCAGTGGATAAACTGCCAAG GTGTGACGAAAGTGACTGCCATGGTCTTCTAAGGCCCAACGTTGTGTTTTTTGGAGAAACTCTGGACTCTCATGTCCTGACCAAAGTGGAAAAAGAGATGGAAATCTGTGATCTCTGTCTGGTG GTGGGCACATCTTCAATCGTTTACCCAGCAGCCATGTTTGGCCCGCGGGTTGCATCCAGAGGCGTTCCAGTGGCAGAgttcaacacacaaacaacgcCGAAATCCCAGTACTTCAC GTACCATTTCCAGGGACCATGTGGAACCACACTGCCTCCAGCTTTGGCACGAGACGAGTCAGAGGTTATTTactga
- the LOC130179420 gene encoding NAD-dependent protein deacylase sirtuin-5, mitochondrial-like isoform X2, which translates to MLLQSRAVFALGLRMCSTHVTKGPLIETARPNSDMSEFRKDFSKAKHIVIITGAGVSAESGVPTFRGENEKWRKWQSQDLATPEAFSRTPSRVWEFYHYRRELALNKKPSAAHQAIAECEARLRKQGRSVVVITQCTDDLHRQAGSKHVLKIHGSLMETRCVSCGNVTLNKRSPICAALKDKGSPDPDVADAQIPVDKLPRCDESDCHGLLRPNVVFFGETLDSHVLTKVEKEMEICDLCLVVGTSSIVYPAAMFGPRVASRGVPVAEFNTQTTPKSQYFTYHFQGPCGTTLPPALARDESEVIY; encoded by the exons ATGCTTCTCCAAAGTCGAGCTGTGTTTGCCCTTGGCCTTCGCATGTGCTCTACTCATGTGACAAAAGGACCTTTGATAGAGACAGCAAGACCCAATTCAG ACATGTCTGAATTCCGCAAGGACTTTTCCAAAGCAAAGCACATAGTTATCATCACGGGCGCAGGTGTGAGTGCGGAGAGTGGAGTCCCAACTTTCAGGGGAGAAAATGAGAAGTGGAGGAAGTGGCAGTCTCAg GACCTGGCTACTCCAGAGGCCTTCTCACGCACCCCGTCTCGAGTCTGGGAGTTCTACCATTACAGAAGGGAGCTGGCGCTGAACAAGAAGCCCAGTGCTGCCCATCAGGCTATAGCAGAGTGCGAAGCCAGGTTGAGGAAGCAGGGACGCTCCGTGGTTGTCATCACCCAGTGCACAGATGACCTTCACCGACAGGCTGGGTCCAAACACGTGCTCAAGATTCATG GCAGTCTGATGGAGACGCGCTGTGTGAGTTGTGGAAATGTTACTCTGAACAAGCGTAGCCCCATATGTGCCGCCCTAAAGGACAAAGG TTCACCTGACCCAGATGTTGCTGATGCCCAGATTCCAGTGGATAAACTGCCAAG GTGTGACGAAAGTGACTGCCATGGTCTTCTAAGGCCCAACGTTGTGTTTTTTGGAGAAACTCTGGACTCTCATGTCCTGACCAAAGTGGAAAAAGAGATGGAAATCTGTGATCTCTGTCTGGTG GTGGGCACATCTTCAATCGTTTACCCAGCAGCCATGTTTGGCCCGCGGGTTGCATCCAGAGGCGTTCCAGTGGCAGAgttcaacacacaaacaacgcCGAAATCCCAGTACTTCAC GTACCATTTCCAGGGACCATGTGGAACCACACTGCCTCCAGCTTTGGCACGAGACGAGTCAGAGGTTATTTactga